Below is a window of Geothermobacter ehrlichii DNA.
GAAAAATTCGATTTTTGGCCTCAGGATTTTTAAAATCTACCACCCAGGCCAACTGTCGGCTCATCAAATTGTTGCCACACAGGGGCCATGGTGTCCAATCTGGCCGGCAACTCAGATAATCTGAGCCAACATAGCTCTTTAAAAAGAAGCCAAAAGAATACCCGCAGGAGCTTTCGCAGGTTAAGCCGCACCCGGCCAGGATGGCGTTCATTTTGTCGCCATCGATCCCTTTGAGGTAATTGCGACCCATGCGCTTGTCCTGTTTTATGTGGCCGATGACTGGCTCAATGGCGCTTCGCCGTTTGAACCAGCACCATTCACTCCGCGTCATACTGCTCTTGCGCCGGTTGGCCAAGTGAACGGCTGTCTCACTCAGATGCTTCGGGTTGCCCTTGTCGCCTCGGCCACAATAGGCGTTCTTCGGGATCCAGCCGACCAGACGCGCTGCCTGCTGCAGAGCCCCCTTGAGGGTATGGCCATCAAAAGGGCTGTTGTGCAGGGCTTCGACTCCGACAATCCAGTTATCTTTGCATGTCGTTACCACCGAGACCTTGCAACCAAACTCATATTTCTTGTGCGCCTTGCCCTTGGCGATGCATTCGACTGCAGGGGTCTGCATGCTGTACAGCTTGTTTTTATCGCGCGCTGTTGGGTCAGAATCCGCTCGCCGCGGCGCAGCAGCTCTGCCAGTTGTTCATCGGGTTGCGGACAACGCCGGCGAATATCACGATACACCCGACCCAGGTAGTTCCGCAGTTTCTTCTGTTCGCGTTTGGCCCACCTCATCTGGCGAGCATGACTGTAGCGGCCGTTCATGATCATGGTCTTTTTGCCCAGGCGCACATAGCTCCATAGCGGAAAAGGGGCAATATCGACCTTGTTGGTGCAATAATGCGGTTCTGAAACGGGTTTAAATCACCCGGAACCAACGAAACACAGATTGGCAAAGATCAAAAAAATGTCTCTCGGGAGAAAAAGGTCGACTCCCGATTAGTTTTTCAACGGCCTGCTAGCATCAGCATGTGCCCCAGTTTGTCCCGCTTTGTACGCAGATATCGAATATTTTGTTCTAAAGACCTCACTTCGATAGGGACACGATCAACAACGTCGATGCCATACCCCTGAAGCCCGATCAATTTTTTGGGGTTATTCGTCAAAAGTTTTATTTTCTTCACACCGAGATCGGCCAGTATCTGCGCACCAATTCCGTAATCACGCATATCGGCCTGGAAGCCAAGTGCAAGGTTCGCCTCAACAGTGTCCTTCCCCTGATCCTGCAGTGAGTACGCCTTCAGCTTATTTATCAGACCAATGCCACGTCCCTCCTGACGCATGTAGAGGACGACCCCCCTACCCTCGGCGGAGATCATCTCCATTGCAGAGATTAGCTGCACTCCGCAATCGCAGCGGCAGCTGCCGAACACGTCGCCGGTAAGACACTCGGAATGGACTCTTACGAGTACCGGCTCTTCTCCAGAAATCTCTCCCTTGATAAGGGCCATATGATCCTTCCCATCGACATCGTTTTCAAAAGCGATGGCGCGGAAATCACCGTATCTAGTAGGCAGAGATACATCAGCAGCCCTGCGGACCAGGGATTCGTGTTTTAGGCGGTAAGCAACAAGATCGGCAATCGTACATATTTTCAGGCCATGCTCGATAGCAAACTTCTCCAACTGCGGCCTGCGAGACATCGTGCCGTCATCATTCATGATCTCACAGATAACTCCAGCTGGCTTCAGCCCGGCCAGCCGGGCCAGATCCACGGAACCTTCCGTCTGACCGGTGCGAACGAGGACCCCGCCCTCACGAGCCCGCAGAGGAAACACGTGGCCGGGTCTGGAGATGTCATAAGGGCCGCTCTCTTCAGCAATGGCAGTTAGTATGGTGTGAGCGCGGTCAGCAGCCGATATGCCCGTGGTGACTCCTGTACGTGCTTCAATGGATACGGTGAACGCAGTACCGAAAACCGAGGTGTTGTCATTGACCATTAGAGGGAGCTGAAGGTGGTCGCACTGTTCTGCCGTCAGCGTCAGGCAAATCAGTCCACGTCCAAATTTTGCCATAAAATTAACCGCCTCCGGCGTTACCATTTCCGCAGCCATACATAGGTCGCCTTCATTTTCCCTGTCTTCGTCATCGACAAGAATCACCATCTTTCCTCGGCGCACATCCTCAATTACGTCTTCTACCTTTGCACGGAACATGTATCTTCTCCTTCTTCGAATTGTAATTTTTTTAGTCAACCGTTCCAAAGCCAGTATTCAGGCCTTAACTACTAAGGTTATGAACCCAGATGGAGGTGCACCGTGACGACGAAAACGAAAAGCCGATACACGAAAGAGTTTTGTCAGAAAGCCGTCAAATTGGTTGTTGAGGGCGGCCTGTCCGCCTACGAGGCTTCCCGGCAGCTTTGTTTGCCAAAATCCACCTTGGAAAACTGGGTGAGAGCCTTCAAGGCTGGAAAGCTTGGCAATATTGGAGGCCAACAGCCCCCTTTGACCGAAGTCGAGCAGGAACTCGCCCGGGTCAAGCGTGAACTTGCCCAAGTCAAGCAGGAGCGCGACATCTTAAAAAAAGCCGCCGCGTACTTTGCCAAGGAGTCGCTGCCAAGTACGCGATGATCACAAAACTTCGATCCGAGTACGGTGTCCCACAACTCTGCCGTGTTCTGGACGTTTCGCCAAGTGGTTACTACTCCTGGCTGAAGCGTCCGGACTCACCCCGCCAGAAGGAGGAACTCCGACTTGTGATCGAAATCAAAGCGGCTCATGAAAGAACCCGTGGTACCTACGGTCCAGAGCGCCTGCAAAGAGATCTTGCCGAGCACGGCATCCAGATCGGAGTGCATCGAATTAAACGTATCCGCAGGGAACATGGCATCCGGTGTAAACAGGTGAAGAGGTTCAAAACGACAACGAACTCCAACCACAATCTGCCGGTTGCCGCCAACCTGCTGAAGCAGGATTTTGCAGCCGAAGCCCCGAATCAGGTCTGGGTAACAGACATCACATACATTCCCACCGCCGAGGGCTGGCTTTATCTTGCCGGCCATAAAGATCTCTACACTGGAGAGATCGTAGGCTACGCGATGGGCAAGAGAATGACGAAAAACCTGGTTACCCAGTCTCTTTTCCGAGCTGTTTCGGCTAAACGCCCGACAGCCGGGCTGATCCATCATTCGGATCGTGGGAGCCAGTATTGTTCTCGTGAATACCGGGATTTGCTGGAACAATCCGGCATGCGGGCTTCAATGAGCCGCAGAGGAAACTGTTACGACAACGCTCCCATTGAAAGTTTCTGGGGGGTGTTGAAAAACGAGTTGATACACCATCGCCGCTACGTCACCCGCAAGGAGGCTGTACAGGAGATTGCAGAGTACATCGAACTCTTCTACAACCGGCAGCGGCGCCAGAAGCGACTGGGGTATTTCTCACCGGCAGAATGCGAGCAGAAATATTTCAAAGAGCAAAAACTGCGTGAAGGTTTGGTGTCCGCTATTGACGACCGACCTCAGTCTTTGATCCCGGCCAGATAAAGCCAGCCTTCGTCTGTCGGAATGTAGGTGATGTCAGCCACCCATGCCTTGTTCGGCCCTGAAACATCAAACTCCTGATTCAGTAGATTCGGGGCCACGGGCAGCGTGTGGTTCGAGTCGGTCGTTACCTTGTATTTCTTCACCTGCTTGCAGCGAATGTTCATCTGGCGGCGCAGGCGTTTGATCCGGCTCAGACCGACCTCCATCTGTTCGACTTCGCGCAGTTCTTCCCGGATCTTTTCCGGACCGTAAGTGCCGCGCCCGCGATCATGGGCCGCCTTGATGGCAACCTTGATCCGCTCCTCCTCCAGCTTGCGAGCCGAGGGCTTGCGATT
It encodes the following:
- a CDS encoding bifunctional 3,4-dihydroxy-2-butanone-4-phosphate synthase/GTP cyclohydrolase II, with product MFRAKVEDVIEDVRRGKMVILVDDEDRENEGDLCMAAEMVTPEAVNFMAKFGRGLICLTLTAEQCDHLQLPLMVNDNTSVFGTAFTVSIEARTGVTTGISAADRAHTILTAIAEESGPYDISRPGHVFPLRAREGGVLVRTGQTEGSVDLARLAGLKPAGVICEIMNDDGTMSRRPQLEKFAIEHGLKICTIADLVAYRLKHESLVRRAADVSLPTRYGDFRAIAFENDVDGKDHMALIKGEISGEEPVLVRVHSECLTGDVFGSCRCDCGVQLISAMEMISAEGRGVVLYMRQEGRGIGLINKLKAYSLQDQGKDTVEANLALGFQADMRDYGIGAQILADLGVKKIKLLTNNPKKLIGLQGYGIDVVDRVPIEVRSLEQNIRYLRTKRDKLGHMLMLAGR
- a CDS encoding IS3 family transposase (programmed frameshift); amino-acid sequence: MTTKTKSRYTKEFCQKAVKLVVEGGLSAYEASRQLCLPKSTLENWVRAFKAGKLGNIGGQQPPLTEVEQELARVKRELAQVKQERDILKKGRRVLCQGVAAKYAMITKLRSEYGVPQLCRVLDVSPSGYYSWLKRPDSPRQKEELRLVIEIKAAHERTRGTYGPERLQRDLAEHGIQIGVHRIKRIRREHGIRCKQVKRFKTTTNSNHNLPVAANLLKQDFAAEAPNQVWVTDITYIPTAEGWLYLAGHKDLYTGEIVGYAMGKRMTKNLVTQSLFRAVSAKRPTAGLIHHSDRGSQYCSREYRDLLEQSGMRASMSRRGNCYDNAPIESFWGVLKNELIHHRRYVTRKEAVQEIAEYIELFYNRQRRQKRLGYFSPAECEQKYFKEQKLREGLVSAIDDRPQSLIPAR
- a CDS encoding IS3 family transposase, whose product is MIDALRRDQGFSVPLMCRVLEVSKSGYYAWKNRKPSARKLEEERIKVAIKAAHDRGRGTYGPEKIREELREVEQMEVGLSRIKRLRRQMNIRCKQVKKYKVTTDSNHTLPVAPNLLNQEFDVSGPNKAWVADITYIPTDEGWLYLAGIKD